A single region of the Gossypium arboreum isolate Shixiya-1 chromosome 12, ASM2569848v2, whole genome shotgun sequence genome encodes:
- the LOC108479233 gene encoding elongation factor 1-gamma, with protein sequence MALILHAGKTNKNAFKALIAAEYSGVQVKMVENFEMGVSNKTPEFIKMNPLGKVPVLETPEGPVFESNAIARYVARSKVNNPICGSTLIDYGHIEQWIDFAAMEIDANIAKWLYPRLGYGVYLPPAEEAAIAALKRALGALNTHLASNTFLVGHAVTLADIIMTCNLYLGFFQIMTKSFTSEFPHVERYFWTLVNQPKIKRILGEVKQAVSLPPVPSKKPAAQPKETKPKAEPKKEAKKEVEKQAAKAEAAEEEEAPKPKPRNPLDLLPPSKMVLDDWKRLYSNTKTNFREVAIKGFWDMYDPEGYSLWFCDYKYNEENTVSFVTMNKVGGFLQRMDLARKYAFGKMLVIGANPPFKVKGLWLFRGQEIPQFVIDECYDMELYEWKKVDLSDAAQKERVNQMIEDCEPFEGEPLLDAKCFK encoded by the exons ATGGCTCTG ATCTTGCATGCaggaaaaacaaacaaaaatgccTTTAAGGCACTCATTGCTGCAGAATATAGTGGTGTGCAGGTCAAAATGGTTGAGAATTTTGAGATGGGTGTGTCAAATAAGACTCCTGAGTTCATCAAGATGAACCCTTTGGGGAAG GTTCCTGTGTTGGAAACACCTGAGGGTCCGGTATTTGAGAGCAATGCCATTGCTCGTTATG TTGCTCGCTCAAAGGTTAACAACCCTATATGTGGTTCTACATTGATTGATTAT GGTCATATCGAGCAATGGATTGATTTTGCAGCCATGGAAATTGATGCTAATATTGCCAAATGGTTGTATCCAAGACTTGGTTACGGTGTTTACCTTCCTCCA GCTGAGGAAGCTGCTATTGCTGCATTGAAGAGAGCCCTTGGCGCTTTGAACACTCATCTTGCTTCCAACACATTTCTTGTTGGACATGCTGTCACCCTTGCTGACATTATCATGACATGTAATCTCTACTTGGGTTTCTTCCAGATCATGACCAAGAGTTTTACCTCTGAATTCCCTCATGTTGAGAGGTACTTTTGGACCTTGGTTAATCAGCCAAAAATCAAGAGGATTCTTGGTGAAGTGAAGCAGGCAGTCTCTCTACCACCTGTTCCTTCAAAGAAGCCTGCTGCCCAGCCAAAAGAAACTAAACCAAAGGCTGAACCAAAGAAAGAAGCCAAAAAGGAGGTTGAGAAACAGGCAGCAAAGGCAGAGGCCGCTGAGGAGGAGGAGGCACCAAAGCCCAAACCAAGGAATCCTCTTGATTTGCTGCCTCCAAGTAAGATGGTACTGGATGACTGGAAAAGGCTTTATTCTAACACAAAGACCAATTTCCGAGAGGTTGCGATTAAAG GATTCTGGGACATGTATGATCCCGAGGGATACTCACTGTGGTTTTGTGACTACAAGTACAATGAGGAGAATACAGTTTCATTTGTCACAATGAACAAGGTTGGAGGATTCCTGCAGAGAATGGATTTGGCCCGCAAGTATGCATTTGGGAAGATGTTGGTGATCGGTGCTAACCCTCCATTCAAGGTGAAAGGACTATGGCTTTTCCGTGGGCAAGAGATTCCTCAATTTGTGATTGACGAGTGCTATGACATGGAACTCTACGAGTGGAAGAAGGTCGACCTCTCAGATGCAGCCCAGAAGGAACGGGTGAATCAGATGATTGAAGACTGCGAGCCATTTGAGGGAGAGCCTCTCTTGGATGCCAAGTGCTTTAAGTGA